A region from the Canis lupus dingo isolate Sandy chromosome X, ASM325472v2, whole genome shotgun sequence genome encodes:
- the PRRG3 gene encoding transmembrane gamma-carboxyglutamic acid protein 3: MAVFLEAKNAHSVLKRFPRANEFLEELRQGTIERECMEEVCSYEEVKEVFEDKEKTMEFWKGYPNAVYSVRDPAQSSDAMYVVVPLLGVALLIVIALFIIWRCQLQKATRHHPSYAQNRYLASRAGHSLPRVMVYRGTVHSQGESSGHREAGGNPQVVLGPSRGGRATVRLESTLYLPELSLSRLSSATPPPSYEEVTAPQESSSEEASVSYSDPPPKYEEIVATNPGSDK; this comes from the exons ATGGCAG TGTTCCTGGAGGCCAAGAATGCCCATTCGGTCCTGAAACGGTTCCCCCGCGCCAATGAGTTCCTGGAGGAGCTGCGCCAGGGCACCATCGAGCGAGAGTGCATGGAAGAGGTCTGCAGCTACGAGGAGGTCAAGGAGGTGTTCGAGGACAAAGAGAAAACG ATGGAGTTCTGGAAGGGGTATCCGAACGCCGTCTACTCGGTCCGAGATCCGGCCCAAAGCTCAGATGCCATGTACGTGGTGGTGCCCCTTCTGGGGGTGGCGCTCCTGATCGTCATCGCCCTGTTCATCATCTGGAGGTGCCAGCTGCAGAAAGCCACCCGTCACCACCCGTCGTACGCGCAGAACCGGTATCTCGCCAGTCGTGCCGGGCACAGCCTGCCCCGGGTCATGGTGTACCGGGGCACTGTGCATAGCCAGGGGGAGTCCTCTGGGCATCGTGAGGCGGGGGGCAACCCGCAGGTGGTGCTGGGGCCCAGTCGCGGGGGCAGAGCCACGGTCCGCCTCGAGAGCACCCTCTACCtccctgagctctctctctccaggcTGTCCAGTGCCACCCCTCCCCCGTCCTACGAGGAGGTGACCGCGCCTCAGGAGAGCAGCAGTGAGGAGGCGAGTGTCTCTTACAGCGACCCACCCCCAAAGTATGAGGAGATAGTGGCCACCAACCCCGGCTCGGACAAGTAG
- the FATE1 gene encoding fetal and adult testis-expressed transcript protein, producing MAGGPPTIKEEMETSIAEELVPGNYGKSQEHLVIAEMMEHGSQSVGASQRRQKADPKAAGSAAGQSGWNMTGNRSKKAGPQLPLPRMLREPGHGDAHSQEHPHGFQNMRFHYERNPETDMMTEIGLEELNGLEMEVMKRQLQVITSRLRALEDQGATWRHREALFFTVLVSACIANLWLWMRQ from the exons ATGGCAGGAGGCCCCCCTACTATCAAGGAGGAGATGGAAACATCCATCGCTGAAGAGCTGGTTCCTGGAAACTATGGGAAAAGCCAGGAGCACCTGGTGATAGCAG AAATGATGGAGCATGGATCCCAGTCTGTGGGTGCTTCTCAGCGGCGACAGAAGGCGGATCCAAAGGCTGCTGGCTCTGCTGCAGGTCAATCGGGTTGGAATATGACTGGCAACCGGAGCAAGAAAGCG GGGCCCCAGCTGCCATTACCCAGAATGTTGAGAGAACCAGGCCACGGTGATGCCCATTCCCAGGAGCATCCTCATGGCTTCCAAAACATGAGGTTCCATTATGAGCG caACCCAGAGACTGATATGATGACAGAGATTGGCCTAGAAGAGCTCAATGGACTGGAGATGGAAGTCATGAAAAGGCAG CTGCAGGTGATCACCAGCCGCCTGCGAGCCCTGGAGGACCAGGGCGCCACCTGGCGCCACAGGGAAGCTCTGTTCTTCACCGTGCTGGTGTCGGCCTGCATTGCCAACCTGTGGCTGTGGATGCGCCAGTGA